From one Nerophis ophidion isolate RoL-2023_Sa unplaced genomic scaffold, RoL_Noph_v1.0 HiC_scaffold_100, whole genome shotgun sequence genomic stretch:
- the LOC133547432 gene encoding oocyte zinc finger protein XlCOF22-like isoform X2 — MCERTIAEYEEELCPTKEEKERQHQKPQVVLHRTDVQQPPHIKKEEEDPQPPHIKEEEEEVWISQEGECPVGQEEADVSKFPLTVVSVKTEEHEDKPPESSQLHHSPNLNEEHLPHEQEVEPQYPHIHKEEEVPHSQHIKEGGGEPHPTHIKEEHETPQTHNVKLTLHIKGQAEDPLISHIKNAEEDPLTPHFKEQENPLNPHIKEEEEDQEAPHIKEEEEEEGISQPKWLEEFPVTGVPVKSEDDEVKGESEERGGGEPPSSSSTQHMTTEADGDHCGGSQADKLLAPLSDSEDTTSHSPDTDDEDSKDDKTCHTDNTHFKCSHCHKTFQYHCRLKRHMRTHTGEKPFSCSLCSKGFTQSHNLKVHMRTHTGEKTFSCSICGKSFAQSQDLKKHWRTHTGEKPFSCSICGKGFAQSQDLKVHMRTHTGEKAFSCSTCGKGFTQSQNLKAHKRTHTGEKSHSCSICNRSFGDQPTLVAHMRTHSGKTTFSCSICGKGFTQSQDLKVHMRTHTGEKPFSCSTCGKSFTQSQSLKRHMRTHTGEKAFSCSTCGKGFTQSQDVKVHMTTHTGEKSHSCSICNRSFGERSSLVAHMRIHPGEKVLSSSVCGERLSSKYQCKKHKCAGENSSSK; from the exons atgtgtgaaagaaccatagcagagtacgaggaggaactttgtccaactaaagaggagaaggagcgacaacatcaaaaacctcaagttgtgttacacagaacag atgtccagcagccccctcacataaaaaaggaagaggaggatccacagcccccccacattaaagaggaagaggaggaagtgtggatcagtcaggagggagagtgtcctgtagggcaggaggaggctgatgtcagcaagtttccactgactgttgtctctgtgaagactgaagagcatgaagacaaaccacctgagtcctcacagcttcatcacagtccaa acctcaATGAAGAACATCTACCTCATGAGCAGGAGGTGGAACCACAGTACCCCCACATACAcaaggaagaagaggtaccacattcccaacacatcaaagagggaggagGGGAGCCACATCCcacccacattaaagaggaacatgagacgccacagacccataatgttaaactgacccttcacattaaagggcaagcggaggacccactgatctcaCACATCAAAAAtgcagaggaggacccactgacccctcactttaaggagcaagagaacccactgaaccctcacattaaagaggaagaagaggaccaagaggcgccgcacattaaagaggaagaggaggaagagggcatcagtcagcctaaatggttggaggagttcccagtgactggtgtccctgtgaagagtgaagatgatgaggtgaaaggtgaaagtgaggagaggggagggggggagcctccaagcagcagctcaacacaacacatgacaacagaagctgatggagaccactgtggaggatcacaagcagacaagctcttagctccactatcagatagtgaggacacaacgtcacactctcctgacactgatgatgaagactctaaagatgataagacatgtcacactgacaacactcacttcaaatgttctcactgtcacaaaacctttcaataccattgtcgtctgaaaagacacatgagaacacacactggagaaaaacctttttcttgttcactctgtagtaaaggttttacacaaagtcacaatttgaaagtacacatgagaacacacactggtgaaaaaacattttcttgttcaatctgtggtaaaagttttgcacaaagtcaggatttgaaaaAACActggagaacacacactggagaaaaacctttttcttgttcaatctgtggtaaaggttttgcacaaagtcaggatttgaaagtacacatgagaacacacactggtgaaaaagctttttcctgttcaacctgtggtaaaggttttacacaaagtcagaatttgaaagcacacaagagaacacacactggtgaaaaatcgcattcctgttcaatctgcaacagaagctttggtgaCCAACcaacccttgtagcacacatgagaacacacagtggtaaaacaactttttcttgttcaatatgtggtaaaggttttacacaaagtcaggatttgaaagtacacatgagaacacacactggtgaaaaacctttttcttgttcaacctgtggtaaaagttttacacaaagtcaaagtttgaaaagacacatgagaacacacactggtgaaaaagctttttcctgttcaacctgtggtaaaggttttacacaaagtcaagatgtgaaagtacacatgacaacacacactggtgaaaaatcacattcctgttcaatctgcaacagaagctttggtgaacgatcaagccttgtagcacacatgagaatacacccgggagagaaagtgttgagttccagtgtgtgtggtgaaagattgtcttctaagtaccagtgtaagaaacacaagtgtgctggtgagaacagcagcagcaaatga
- the LOC133547432 gene encoding oocyte zinc finger protein XlCOF22-like isoform X1, with product MKRSPPSSRSGAPVWDRRSYRPPPTLKRKRRNCGSSFKDVQQPPHIKKEEEDPQPPHIKEEEEEVWISQEGECPVGQEEADVSKFPLTVVSVKTEEHEDKPPESSQLHHSPNLNEEHLPHEQEVEPQYPHIHKEEEVPHSQHIKEGGGEPHPTHIKEEHETPQTHNVKLTLHIKGQAEDPLISHIKNAEEDPLTPHFKEQENPLNPHIKEEEEDQEAPHIKEEEEEEGISQPKWLEEFPVTGVPVKSEDDEVKGESEERGGGEPPSSSSTQHMTTEADGDHCGGSQADKLLAPLSDSEDTTSHSPDTDDEDSKDDKTCHTDNTHFKCSHCHKTFQYHCRLKRHMRTHTGEKPFSCSLCSKGFTQSHNLKVHMRTHTGEKTFSCSICGKSFAQSQDLKKHWRTHTGEKPFSCSICGKGFAQSQDLKVHMRTHTGEKAFSCSTCGKGFTQSQNLKAHKRTHTGEKSHSCSICNRSFGDQPTLVAHMRTHSGKTTFSCSICGKGFTQSQDLKVHMRTHTGEKPFSCSTCGKSFTQSQSLKRHMRTHTGEKAFSCSTCGKGFTQSQDVKVHMTTHTGEKSHSCSICNRSFGERSSLVAHMRIHPGEKVLSSSVCGERLSSKYQCKKHKCAGENSSSK from the exons atgtccagcagccccctcacataaaaaaggaagaggaggatccacagcccccccacattaaagaggaagaggaggaagtgtggatcagtcaggagggagagtgtcctgtagggcaggaggaggctgatgtcagcaagtttccactgactgttgtctctgtgaagactgaagagcatgaagacaaaccacctgagtcctcacagcttcatcacagtccaa acctcaATGAAGAACATCTACCTCATGAGCAGGAGGTGGAACCACAGTACCCCCACATACAcaaggaagaagaggtaccacattcccaacacatcaaagagggaggagGGGAGCCACATCCcacccacattaaagaggaacatgagacgccacagacccataatgttaaactgacccttcacattaaagggcaagcggaggacccactgatctcaCACATCAAAAAtgcagaggaggacccactgacccctcactttaaggagcaagagaacccactgaaccctcacattaaagaggaagaagaggaccaagaggcgccgcacattaaagaggaagaggaggaagagggcatcagtcagcctaaatggttggaggagttcccagtgactggtgtccctgtgaagagtgaagatgatgaggtgaaaggtgaaagtgaggagaggggagggggggagcctccaagcagcagctcaacacaacacatgacaacagaagctgatggagaccactgtggaggatcacaagcagacaagctcttagctccactatcagatagtgaggacacaacgtcacactctcctgacactgatgatgaagactctaaagatgataagacatgtcacactgacaacactcacttcaaatgttctcactgtcacaaaacctttcaataccattgtcgtctgaaaagacacatgagaacacacactggagaaaaacctttttcttgttcactctgtagtaaaggttttacacaaagtcacaatttgaaagtacacatgagaacacacactggtgaaaaaacattttcttgttcaatctgtggtaaaagttttgcacaaagtcaggatttgaaaaAACActggagaacacacactggagaaaaacctttttcttgttcaatctgtggtaaaggttttgcacaaagtcaggatttgaaagtacacatgagaacacacactggtgaaaaagctttttcctgttcaacctgtggtaaaggttttacacaaagtcagaatttgaaagcacacaagagaacacacactggtgaaaaatcgcattcctgttcaatctgcaacagaagctttggtgaCCAACcaacccttgtagcacacatgagaacacacagtggtaaaacaactttttcttgttcaatatgtggtaaaggttttacacaaagtcaggatttgaaagtacacatgagaacacacactggtgaaaaacctttttcttgttcaacctgtggtaaaagttttacacaaagtcaaagtttgaaaagacacatgagaacacacactggtgaaaaagctttttcctgttcaacctgtggtaaaggttttacacaaagtcaagatgtgaaagtacacatgacaacacacactggtgaaaaatcacattcctgttcaatctgcaacagaagctttggtgaacgatcaagccttgtagcacacatgagaatacacccgggagagaaagtgttgagttccagtgtgtgtggtgaaagattgtcttctaagtaccagtgtaagaaacacaagtgtgctggtgagaacagcagcagcaaatga
- the LOC133547435 gene encoding zinc finger protein OZF-like isoform X1 translates to MSTLQMLRALVDQRLTAAVEEIFVVLERTIAEYEAELSRTKEENNQLLDAVFKKHQVVLHRTDVEEHLFREQEEEPQSPHIKEEVETPQTHNVKLTLHIKGQAEDPLILHIKKEGEDPLTPHFKEQENPLNPHIKEEEEDQEAPHIREEEEEEGISQPKWLEEFPVTGVPVKSEDDEVKGESEERGGGEPPSSSSTQHMTTEADGDHCGGSQADKLLAPLSDSEDTTSHSPDTDDEDSKDDKTCHTDNTHFTCSHCHKTFKYHSSLKLHIRSHTGEKPFSCSLCSKGFTQRQHVKEHMRTHTGEKPFSCSECGKGFVLSEHLKVHMRTHTGEKPFSCSICGKDFTQSNNLKRHKRTHTGEKPFSCSTCGKGCTSSTDVKGHMRTHTGEKPFSCSICGKGFTQSQDVKRHMRTHTGEKTFSCSTCGKGFAQSNHLKRHKRTHTGEKPFSCSTCGKGFTRSTDVKGHMRTHTGEKPFSCSICGKGFTTCTYVKVHMRTHTGE, encoded by the exons atgtctacattacaaatgttgagagcgttggtggatcagcgactaactgctgccgttgaagaaatatttgtagtgttagaaagaacgatagcagaatacgaggcggaactttctagaacaaaggaggagaacaatcaactactggacgctgttttcaagaaacatcaagttgtgttacacagaacag ATGTCGAAGAACATCTTTTTCGTGAGCAGGAagaggaaccacagtccccccacattaaagaggaagttgagacgccacagacccataatgttaaactgacccttcacattaaagggcaagcggaggacccactgatcttacacatcaaaaaggaaggGGAGGATCCACTGActcctcactttaaggagcaagagaacccactgaaccctcacattaaagaggaagaggaggaccaagaggcgccgcacattagagaggaagaggaggaagagggcatcagtcagcctaaatggttggaggagttcccagtgactggtgtccctgtgaagagtgaagatgatgaggtgaaaggtgaaagtgaggagaggggagggggggagcctccaagcagcagctcaacacaacacatgacaacagaagctgatggagaccactgtggaggatcacaagcagacaagctcttagctccactatcagatagtgaggacacaacgtcacactctcctgacactgatgatgaagactctaaagatgataagacatgtcacactgacaacactcacttcacttgttctcactgtcacaaaacctttaaataccatagttCTCTGAAATTACACATAagatcacacactggagaaaaacctttttcttgttcactctgtagtaaaggttttacacaacgtcaacatgtgaaagaacacatgagaacacacactggagaaaaacctttttcttgctcagaatgtggtaaaggttttgttctcagtgaacatttgaaagtacacatgagaacacacaccggtgaaaaacctttttcctgttcaatctgtggtaaagattttacacaaagtaataatttgaaaagacacaagagaacacacactggagaaaaacctttttcctgttcgacctgtggtaaaggttgtACAAGCAGTACAGATGTGAaaggacacatgagaacacacactggtgaaaaacctttttcttgttcaatctgtggtaaaggttttacacaaagtcaggatgtgaaaagacacatgagaacacacactggtgaaaaaaccttttcatgttcaacctgtggtaaaggttttgcacaaagtaatcatttgaaaagacacaagagaacacacactggagaaaaacctttttcctgttcgacctgtggtaaaggttttacaagaagtacagatgtgaaaggacacatgagaacacacactggtgaaaaacctttttcttgttcaatctgtggtaaaggttttacaacatgtacatatgtgaaagtacacatgagaacacacactggtgaataa
- the LOC133547435 gene encoding zinc finger protein OZF-like isoform X2, whose translation MSTQDARDQTSKLADVEEHLFREQEEEPQSPHIKEEVETPQTHNVKLTLHIKGQAEDPLILHIKKEGEDPLTPHFKEQENPLNPHIKEEEEDQEAPHIREEEEEEGISQPKWLEEFPVTGVPVKSEDDEVKGESEERGGGEPPSSSSTQHMTTEADGDHCGGSQADKLLAPLSDSEDTTSHSPDTDDEDSKDDKTCHTDNTHFTCSHCHKTFKYHSSLKLHIRSHTGEKPFSCSLCSKGFTQRQHVKEHMRTHTGEKPFSCSECGKGFVLSEHLKVHMRTHTGEKPFSCSICGKDFTQSNNLKRHKRTHTGEKPFSCSTCGKGCTSSTDVKGHMRTHTGEKPFSCSICGKGFTQSQDVKRHMRTHTGEKTFSCSTCGKGFAQSNHLKRHKRTHTGEKPFSCSTCGKGFTRSTDVKGHMRTHTGEKPFSCSICGKGFTTCTYVKVHMRTHTGE comes from the exons ATGTCAACTCAAGATGCAcgggaccagacaagcaagttagcag ATGTCGAAGAACATCTTTTTCGTGAGCAGGAagaggaaccacagtccccccacattaaagaggaagttgagacgccacagacccataatgttaaactgacccttcacattaaagggcaagcggaggacccactgatcttacacatcaaaaaggaaggGGAGGATCCACTGActcctcactttaaggagcaagagaacccactgaaccctcacattaaagaggaagaggaggaccaagaggcgccgcacattagagaggaagaggaggaagagggcatcagtcagcctaaatggttggaggagttcccagtgactggtgtccctgtgaagagtgaagatgatgaggtgaaaggtgaaagtgaggagaggggagggggggagcctccaagcagcagctcaacacaacacatgacaacagaagctgatggagaccactgtggaggatcacaagcagacaagctcttagctccactatcagatagtgaggacacaacgtcacactctcctgacactgatgatgaagactctaaagatgataagacatgtcacactgacaacactcacttcacttgttctcactgtcacaaaacctttaaataccatagttCTCTGAAATTACACATAagatcacacactggagaaaaacctttttcttgttcactctgtagtaaaggttttacacaacgtcaacatgtgaaagaacacatgagaacacacactggagaaaaacctttttcttgctcagaatgtggtaaaggttttgttctcagtgaacatttgaaagtacacatgagaacacacaccggtgaaaaacctttttcctgttcaatctgtggtaaagattttacacaaagtaataatttgaaaagacacaagagaacacacactggagaaaaacctttttcctgttcgacctgtggtaaaggttgtACAAGCAGTACAGATGTGAaaggacacatgagaacacacactggtgaaaaacctttttcttgttcaatctgtggtaaaggttttacacaaagtcaggatgtgaaaagacacatgagaacacacactggtgaaaaaaccttttcatgttcaacctgtggtaaaggttttgcacaaagtaatcatttgaaaagacacaagagaacacacactggagaaaaacctttttcctgttcgacctgtggtaaaggttttacaagaagtacagatgtgaaaggacacatgagaacacacactggtgaaaaacctttttcttgttcaatctgtggtaaaggttttacaacatgtacatatgtgaaagtacacatgagaacacacactggtgaataa